One Kaistella polysaccharea DNA segment encodes these proteins:
- the mnmE gene encoding tRNA uridine-5-carboxymethylaminomethyl(34) synthesis GTPase MnmE — protein sequence MNVNLNQDTICAIATANGVGAIGIIRISGNQAFKIAAKIFDGKNLEEVDSHTVHYGFIVDKNQVKSEKSQEEREKIIDNGQEIDESQESRSKNQSIGFESDISTSDIRQPTTDNSEIIDEVMVSVFKAPKTFTAEDSVEISFHGSPHIAKKILEVLVKHGARLAKAGEFTMRAFMNGRIDLAQAESIADLIASENEASRKVALNQLKGGITNEISILRNDLLNFTSLIELELDFGEEDVEFADRTAMNKLLLNLRHKLSALIESFQYGNALKNGVEVAIIGKPNAGKSTLLNALLKEERAIVSEIAGTTRDTIEEVIHLKGTAFRFVDTAGLRETTDIIEKIGVTKAKEKIASAKVLLYLYDEHDSSPAEVIAFVKEFHREDLKIVLVHNKVDLTNDETPNEFDATLNLELFPDYCDELLRISAKDQTGIEAVKTVLIDYVENLKDQESNVIITNQRHFDALQKSLQSVLQVEEAVSSGIHTELLAYELRNALEQLGEISGEFTNDEVLGNIFSKFCIGK from the coding sequence ATGAACGTGAATTTAAATCAAGATACTATTTGTGCAATCGCCACGGCAAACGGAGTTGGAGCTATTGGGATTATAAGAATTTCGGGTAACCAGGCTTTTAAAATTGCAGCCAAAATTTTTGACGGTAAGAATCTGGAGGAGGTGGATTCGCATACGGTTCATTATGGGTTTATCGTGGATAAGAACCAGGTAAAAAGTGAAAAGAGCCAAGAGGAAAGAGAAAAGATAATAGATAATGGACAGGAGATTGACGAGAGTCAAGAATCAAGATCCAAGAACCAAAGTATAGGATTTGAAAGTGATATAAGTACATCCGACATCCGACAACCGACAACCGACAATTCAGAAATAATCGATGAAGTGATGGTTTCGGTTTTTAAAGCGCCGAAAACCTTTACGGCAGAAGATTCTGTGGAAATTTCTTTTCACGGATCTCCACATATTGCGAAGAAAATTCTGGAAGTTTTGGTGAAGCATGGAGCGCGACTGGCGAAAGCCGGGGAATTTACGATGCGTGCTTTTATGAACGGCAGAATTGATCTGGCGCAGGCGGAATCGATTGCTGATTTGATTGCTTCCGAAAATGAGGCGTCGCGGAAAGTGGCTTTGAATCAGTTAAAAGGGGGAATTACGAATGAGATTTCGATCCTTAGAAATGACTTGCTGAATTTTACGTCGCTGATTGAACTGGAACTGGATTTCGGGGAAGAGGATGTGGAATTTGCGGACCGTACCGCCATGAATAAATTGCTGCTCAACTTGCGCCATAAACTGAGCGCTTTGATTGAGAGTTTCCAATACGGGAATGCGCTGAAAAATGGAGTAGAAGTCGCTATTATCGGGAAACCGAACGCTGGGAAATCGACGCTTTTGAATGCTTTGTTGAAAGAGGAAAGAGCGATTGTTTCTGAAATCGCGGGAACGACGCGCGATACGATTGAGGAAGTGATTCATTTGAAAGGAACGGCTTTTCGGTTTGTGGATACGGCGGGACTTCGGGAAACAACGGATATCATTGAGAAAATTGGCGTAACGAAAGCGAAGGAGAAAATTGCTTCGGCGAAAGTACTGTTGTATCTCTACGATGAGCACGATTCTTCGCCTGCAGAAGTGATTGCTTTTGTAAAGGAATTCCACCGCGAGGATTTGAAAATTGTGCTGGTTCATAATAAAGTGGATTTGACCAACGACGAAACTCCAAACGAATTTGACGCCACTTTAAACCTGGAATTGTTTCCGGATTATTGTGATGAATTGTTGAGGATCTCCGCGAAAGATCAAACGGGAATTGAAGCCGTGAAAACGGTTTTGATCGATTACGTGGAGAATTTGAAAGATCAGGAAAGCAATGTGATCATTACGAATCAAAGGCATTTTGATGCCTTGCAGAAATCGCTGCAATCTGTTCTTCAGGTGGAGGAGGCGGTGAGTTCAGGGATTCATACCGAATTGTTGGCGTATGAGTTGAGAAATGCGCTGGAGCAATTGGGAGAGATTTCCGGAGAGTTTACAAATGATGAGGTTCTGGGGAATATTTTTTCTAAGTTTTGCATCGGTAAATAA
- a CDS encoding restriction endonuclease subunit S, protein MKETKLSSVIDVISMGPFGSDIKVDNFISHGIPVLNGSNLTSHKLVENSFKYVSLEKANKLGKANAFRGDIVITHRGTLGQVAYIPYNSKYERYIISQSQFRVRFTADLDPVYFSYLMKSDYGQKKLMSFKSHVGVPALAQATSNFKRLELRLHDIINQKQIAAVLSALDDKIELNNKINIELEQMAKTLYDYWFVQFDFPVASTSSATTDTELVEVTDKHAKGYKSSGGEMVYNAVLKREIPKGWEVKRLSEIANITMGQSPAGTSYNQDKQGMMFFQGSTDFEWRFPTVRMYTTAPTRFALEGDILLSVRAPIGTMNVASTNCCIGRGLAALNSRDGYNSYLIYQMNYFKKKFDYLNSVGTTFGSLTKDDLYNLELVYPSKEILINFEKIVSTFDKKIKINSLQNQELASLRDWLLPMLMNGQVRVGESDGEGLGLVAESQSYYNK, encoded by the coding sequence ATGAAAGAAACTAAATTATCTTCAGTTATCGATGTTATTTCTATGGGACCATTTGGTTCAGATATTAAAGTTGATAATTTTATCTCACACGGAATACCAGTTTTAAATGGTTCAAATTTAACTAGTCATAAACTTGTTGAAAATTCATTCAAATATGTCTCGCTAGAAAAGGCAAACAAATTAGGAAAAGCCAATGCATTTAGAGGTGATATCGTTATTACACATCGGGGCACATTAGGACAAGTTGCATATATTCCCTATAATTCTAAATATGAAAGATATATAATTTCTCAAAGTCAATTTCGAGTTCGTTTTACCGCAGATTTAGATCCAGTTTATTTTTCTTACTTAATGAAAAGTGATTATGGGCAAAAAAAATTAATGTCATTTAAAAGTCATGTTGGTGTACCTGCTTTAGCGCAGGCAACATCTAATTTTAAAAGACTAGAATTACGATTACATGACATTATAAACCAAAAACAAATCGCTGCGGTCCTTTCTGCTTTAGATGATAAGATTGAGTTGAATAATAAAATCAATATCGAATTAGAGCAAATGGCAAAAACGCTTTACGATTATTGGTTTGTGCAGTTTGATTTTCCCGTGGCTTCGACAAGCTCAGCCACCACGGACACTGAGCTTGTCGAAGTGACCGATAAACATGCTAAAGGGTATAAATCTTCCGGCGGAGAAATGGTTTATAATGCTGTTTTGAAGAGGGAGATTCCGAAAGGGTGGGAAGTAAAAAGATTATCAGAAATTGCAAATATAACAATGGGCCAATCTCCTGCTGGAACTTCTTATAATCAAGATAAACAGGGGATGATGTTTTTTCAAGGATCTACCGATTTCGAATGGAGATTTCCAACAGTTAGAATGTATACAACTGCACCAACAAGGTTTGCTCTGGAAGGTGATATTTTGTTAAGTGTAAGAGCACCAATAGGAACAATGAATGTTGCCTCAACTAATTGCTGTATTGGTCGTGGTTTAGCAGCGTTGAATAGTAGGGATGGCTATAATTCTTATTTAATATATCAAATGAATTATTTCAAAAAGAAATTCGATTATTTAAATTCGGTAGGAACTACATTCGGCTCATTAACAAAAGATGATTTATATAATTTAGAATTGGTTTATCCATCAAAAGAAATTTTAATAAATTTTGAAAAAATTGTTTCAACATTTGATAAAAAAATCAAGATAAACTCTTTACAAAACCAAGAACTCGCTTCGTTGCGGGATTGGTTATTGCCGATGTTGATGAATGGTCAGGTTAGGGTTGGGGAGAGTGATGGTGAAGGTTTGGGTTTGGTTGCGGAATCGCAATCGTATTATAATAAATAA
- a CDS encoding HsdM family class I SAM-dependent methyltransferase produces the protein MTHDIQFITKTKSLIDNLKSVCAIYGLGNDGNEFKIITQVFLYKFLNDKFRYAVKQEMPAIVEDEKKFSKALRDLPEDDYQFLLAALDPNIPRLQPEHLISHLFSKQNDGDFAKLFDDTLRQISIQNAEVFSVKSFTGAKDILFDELSQFISDSSQRDAFCKALINKLFEFSFEEMFKQKYDFFATIFEYLIKDYNTDSGGKYAEYYTPHAVARIMAQIMVPESVKGAKCYDPSAGSGTLLMSLAHQIGEENCTIYSEDISQKSSNMLRLNLVLNNLTHSIPNIIKTNTIAQPYYLESKFDYIVSNPPFKLDFSDFHADLDKDAFKKRFFAGIPNIPKSKKEAMSIYLMFIQHIMYSLNDNGKAAIVVPTGFITAQSGIEKKIRERLIDNGWLRGVVSMPSNIFASTGTNVSVLFLDKKADNQHIVLMDASKLGNTIKEGKNQRTVLTTAEEDEIISTFNQKEAVEDLSVVVSKEEIAAKNYSFSAGQYFEVKIEYTDITADEFATKMENFETHLTNLFAEGNTLDQEIQKQLKELKYERN, from the coding sequence ATGACCCACGATATTCAATTCATTACCAAGACCAAGTCGCTCATCGATAATCTGAAAAGTGTTTGCGCAATTTATGGTTTGGGAAATGATGGCAACGAATTTAAGATTATCACCCAGGTTTTTCTTTATAAATTCTTAAACGATAAATTCAGATATGCCGTAAAGCAAGAAATGCCTGCAATTGTTGAAGATGAAAAGAAATTCTCTAAAGCATTACGAGATTTACCGGAAGATGATTACCAGTTTTTATTAGCTGCTTTAGATCCTAATATTCCAAGACTTCAACCGGAACATTTGATCTCTCATTTGTTTTCTAAACAGAATGATGGTGATTTTGCCAAACTCTTTGATGATACTTTGCGCCAAATCAGTATTCAGAATGCAGAAGTGTTTTCTGTGAAATCATTTACAGGTGCGAAAGATATTTTGTTCGATGAATTAAGCCAGTTTATTTCGGACAGTTCACAGCGAGATGCCTTTTGTAAAGCCTTGATCAATAAACTCTTCGAATTTAGTTTTGAAGAAATGTTCAAGCAGAAATATGATTTCTTTGCGACCATTTTTGAATATTTAATTAAAGATTACAATACCGATTCGGGTGGTAAATATGCCGAATATTACACCCCACATGCGGTTGCCAGAATCATGGCGCAAATTATGGTGCCGGAATCGGTGAAAGGCGCTAAATGTTATGATCCAAGTGCGGGTTCAGGAACTTTATTGATGAGTCTTGCGCATCAAATTGGGGAAGAAAACTGTACCATTTATTCGGAAGATATTTCCCAGAAGTCGAGTAATATGTTGAGGTTGAATTTGGTTTTGAATAACCTGACGCATTCCATCCCGAATATTATTAAAACCAATACCATTGCACAACCTTATTATTTGGAATCTAAATTTGATTATATCGTTTCGAATCCGCCGTTTAAATTAGACTTCTCTGATTTTCATGCAGATTTAGATAAAGATGCTTTTAAGAAAAGATTCTTTGCCGGAATTCCCAATATTCCTAAAAGTAAAAAAGAAGCAATGTCGATTTACCTGATGTTCATTCAGCACATTATGTACAGTTTAAACGATAATGGAAAAGCCGCTATTGTAGTTCCTACCGGATTTATCACGGCTCAATCGGGAATTGAAAAAAAGATTCGCGAACGCTTAATTGACAACGGCTGGTTGCGAGGTGTGGTAAGTATGCCGAGTAATATTTTTGCCAGTACCGGAACCAATGTTTCGGTTTTGTTTCTGGATAAAAAAGCAGACAACCAACATATTGTTTTGATGGATGCTTCTAAATTGGGCAACACTATTAAAGAAGGTAAAAACCAGCGAACAGTTTTAACCACGGCTGAAGAAGACGAAATAATTTCAACTTTTAATCAAAAAGAAGCAGTAGAAGATCTATCTGTTGTGGTAAGTAAAGAAGAAATTGCAGCCAAGAATTACTCTTTTTCTGCAGGGCAATATTTTGAAGTGAAGATTGAATACACTGATATTACGGCGGATGAGTTTGCGACTAAAATGGAAAACTTTGAAACTCATTTAACAAATCTTTTTGCGGAAGGAAATACACTTGATCAGGAAATTCAGAAACAATTAAAAGAATTGAAGTATGAAAGAAACTAA
- a CDS encoding alpha/beta fold hydrolase, whose amino-acid sequence MNAIQRNNVHVKGKGTQVMLFAHGFGCDQNMWRFVAPAFEEDYKVVLFDHVGAGNSDLSAYTTEKYSELEGYAADLVEICEEMELKDVIFVGHSVSSIIGMIASLQSPSLFKSLIMVSPSPSYINEGDYVGGFTREQITELLEALDNNHLGWSMTMAPVIMANPERGELAEELSNSFCRTNPDIAKDFARTTFFSDKRDLLPKVEIPTLILQCSDDVIAPEEVGIYMHEKIKDSQLVIMEATGHCPNLSAPEETIAAMKAFLS is encoded by the coding sequence ATGAATGCGATTCAACGAAATAATGTACATGTTAAAGGCAAGGGAACGCAGGTGATGCTGTTTGCACATGGTTTTGGGTGTGATCAGAACATGTGGCGTTTTGTTGCTCCTGCTTTTGAAGAAGACTATAAAGTGGTATTGTTTGATCATGTGGGTGCAGGCAATTCTGATTTGTCGGCTTACACCACAGAGAAGTATTCAGAACTGGAAGGATATGCCGCTGACCTCGTGGAAATTTGTGAAGAAATGGAATTGAAAGACGTTATTTTTGTCGGTCATTCCGTAAGTTCCATCATTGGAATGATCGCCTCTTTGCAATCACCGAGTCTTTTCAAATCATTAATAATGGTAAGTCCATCGCCGTCTTACATCAATGAGGGTGATTATGTGGGCGGCTTTACAAGAGAGCAAATTACAGAATTGCTGGAGGCCTTAGACAACAATCACTTGGGCTGGTCAATGACCATGGCACCCGTCATCATGGCAAACCCGGAGCGTGGCGAATTGGCAGAAGAACTGTCGAACAGTTTTTGTCGTACCAATCCCGACATTGCAAAAGATTTTGCCCGCACAACCTTCTTTTCAGATAAAAGAGATTTACTGCCTAAAGTTGAAATTCCTACCCTTATTTTACAGTGTTCAGACGATGTGATCGCGCCGGAAGAGGTTGGCATTTATATGCATGAAAAGATAAAAGACAGTCAGTTGGTCATTATGGAAGCAACCGGACATTGCCCCAATCTCAGTGCACCGGAAGAAACTATTGCAGCCATGAAAGCATTTCTCTCATGA
- a CDS encoding type I restriction endonuclease subunit R gives MKFNEDSRVKLPAILHLMRLGYQYISLKDQNRIEENNIFSSIFIPQISKINGISEEESHRLLDEINLELDFEDLGKKFYERLTATSGIKLIDFENFKNNSFHVTTELTCKSGDEEFRPDITILINGLPLAFVEVKKPHNKEGVIAERNRINTRFKNKHFRRFVNISQLLIFSNNMEYEDGIVEPIFGAFYATPSNDQVNFNYFREDLEYPVKQTLLTLSEDIENQVLKDNNIVVIKDSPEYIINKQDKTPTNRILTSLLSRERLQFILQYAIAYVEEENAGKISYQKHIMRYPQLFATQAISSKLDQGQNKGIIWHTQGSGKTALAYYNVKYLTNYFAKKQIIPKFYFIVDRLDLLIQSSSEFANRGLKVNQVNSRQDFIKDLKVVGAIHNDSGVPEITVVNIQKFSEDAISVKDLNYDINVQRIYFLDEAHRSYNPKGNYLANLINSDRNAVIIALTGTPLLREVAKDYDSKMLFGNYFHKYYYNSSIADGYTLRLIREEIEGSFKIQMQEVMEKIKILKGEITARDIYADKKFADPLLDYITKDLIQFRRDQQDTSLGGMVVCDSAPQAKELFRLFQEKYGEQETDASLLMVAESKPKYGHNEEPKLTAALILHDENDKTIRKDLIGAYKKAKVDLLFVYNMLLTGFDAKRLKKLYLARVIQDHNLLQTLTRVNRPYKKYKYGYVVDFADISKAFDRTNKMYFDELQDQLGDEMEMYSHLFKSEQEIKDELKEIKETLFHYDTENRELFSQQIEQLTDKKELLRLVKALRTAKELKNIIAVNGYDALHGIEDFNVLNGLLLIAQNRIDNLNFVESIGNEEASKNLLNTALEDIIFQFIKIDESELVLADEFKDILRKARESLQHNFDQQDVHFVTLREELERLFKKKNLSEVTQNDMVENMHLLQKIYDKAKELNRKNALLKAKYENDEKYTRIHKRLKEKGTLNAKESQLHRALMQVKQQVDEKLINQDDLRKNEPYFKCYLLQLVVQEFKKNENIPLDYATTETINNMIANEYLQQYQYN, from the coding sequence ATGAAGTTTAACGAAGATTCGAGAGTAAAACTCCCAGCTATTTTGCATTTAATGCGACTGGGTTATCAATACATTTCTTTAAAAGATCAAAATAGAATAGAGGAGAATAATATTTTCTCCTCTATTTTTATTCCCCAGATTTCAAAGATCAATGGTATTTCTGAAGAAGAATCTCATAGATTATTAGATGAAATTAACCTGGAATTAGATTTTGAAGATTTAGGTAAGAAATTTTACGAAAGATTGACGGCCACTTCCGGAATCAAATTGATTGATTTTGAAAACTTTAAAAATAACAGTTTTCACGTTACCACCGAATTAACCTGCAAATCCGGTGATGAGGAATTCAGACCAGATATCACCATTTTAATCAATGGTTTGCCACTGGCTTTTGTTGAAGTTAAAAAACCGCATAATAAAGAAGGAGTTATTGCAGAACGAAATAGAATCAACACCCGTTTTAAAAATAAACATTTCCGTCGCTTTGTAAATATATCCCAGTTACTCATATTCTCCAATAACATGGAATATGAAGATGGTATCGTAGAACCGATTTTTGGGGCTTTCTATGCAACTCCATCTAATGATCAGGTTAACTTTAATTATTTCAGAGAGGATTTAGAATATCCCGTAAAACAAACTTTATTGACTTTATCAGAAGATATTGAAAATCAAGTTTTAAAGGATAATAATATTGTGGTGATTAAAGATAGTCCCGAGTATATCATCAACAAACAGGATAAAACACCAACAAATAGAATTCTCACTTCTTTATTGAGCAGAGAACGTTTGCAATTCATCTTGCAATATGCGATTGCGTACGTAGAAGAAGAAAATGCAGGAAAGATCTCTTATCAGAAGCACATTATGCGCTATCCGCAGTTGTTTGCAACTCAAGCGATATCTTCGAAATTAGACCAAGGTCAAAACAAAGGGATTATCTGGCATACGCAAGGTTCAGGTAAAACGGCTTTAGCATATTATAACGTAAAATATTTGACCAACTATTTCGCAAAAAAACAAATCATTCCTAAGTTCTATTTCATCGTCGACCGTTTGGATTTATTAATTCAATCATCCAGTGAATTTGCGAATCGTGGATTGAAAGTTAATCAGGTGAATTCTCGTCAGGATTTTATTAAAGATTTAAAAGTGGTTGGCGCGATTCATAACGATAGCGGTGTGCCGGAAATTACGGTGGTGAATATTCAAAAATTTAGTGAAGATGCTATTTCTGTTAAAGATCTGAATTATGATATCAATGTGCAGCGGATTTACTTTTTAGATGAAGCACACCGAAGTTATAATCCAAAAGGAAATTACCTGGCAAACCTCATCAATTCTGATCGGAATGCCGTGATCATCGCTTTAACAGGAACGCCTTTGTTACGAGAAGTTGCCAAAGATTATGATTCTAAAATGCTCTTCGGTAATTATTTTCACAAGTATTATTACAACAGTTCTATTGCCGATGGTTATACTTTGCGTTTGATAAGAGAGGAAATTGAAGGAAGTTTCAAAATCCAGATGCAGGAGGTGATGGAAAAGATTAAAATATTGAAAGGTGAAATTACCGCCCGAGATATTTATGCTGACAAAAAATTTGCCGACCCACTTTTGGACTATATCACCAAAGATTTAATTCAGTTTAGAAGAGATCAACAGGATACTTCTTTAGGTGGAATGGTAGTTTGTGATTCTGCGCCGCAAGCAAAAGAATTGTTTAGATTATTTCAGGAGAAATATGGCGAACAGGAAACTGATGCTAGTCTTTTGATGGTAGCTGAATCTAAACCAAAATATGGACATAACGAAGAGCCGAAATTAACTGCTGCATTAATTCTGCACGACGAAAACGATAAAACCATTCGCAAAGATTTGATTGGCGCGTACAAAAAAGCCAAAGTTGATTTGCTATTTGTTTACAATATGTTGCTCACTGGTTTTGATGCCAAACGTTTAAAGAAATTGTATTTGGCAAGAGTTATTCAAGATCATAATTTACTGCAGACTTTAACCCGGGTTAATCGTCCTTATAAAAAATACAAGTACGGATATGTAGTAGATTTTGCCGATATCTCCAAAGCATTTGACCGAACTAACAAGATGTATTTTGATGAGTTGCAGGATCAGTTAGGCGATGAAATGGAAATGTATTCGCATCTTTTTAAATCTGAACAGGAAATTAAAGACGAGTTAAAAGAAATCAAGGAAACCTTATTTCATTACGATACCGAAAACAGAGAATTGTTCTCTCAGCAGATTGAACAACTGACCGACAAAAAAGAATTATTGCGTTTAGTAAAAGCGTTGCGAACGGCAAAGGAATTGAAAAACATTATTGCCGTAAATGGTTATGATGCTTTGCACGGAATTGAAGATTTTAATGTCTTAAATGGTTTACTTCTTATTGCCCAAAACAGAATAGATAATCTTAATTTCGTAGAAAGTATAGGAAATGAAGAAGCTTCTAAAAATCTGCTGAATACTGCGCTCGAAGATATTATCTTTCAGTTTATAAAAATTGATGAAAGTGAATTGGTTCTTGCCGATGAATTCAAAGATATTCTTCGTAAAGCCAGAGAATCGCTGCAGCATAATTTCGATCAGCAGGATGTACACTTTGTTACGTTACGGGAAGAATTGGAAAGACTTTTCAAAAAGAAAAATCTGAGCGAAGTCACCCAAAACGATATGGTGGAGAACATGCATTTGCTCCAAAAGATCTACGATAAAGCCAAAGAACTCAACCGTAAAAATGCTTTGCTAAAAGCTAAATATGAAAACGACGAAAAATATACGCGTATTCATAAACGCTTAAAAGAAAAGGGAACTTTGAACGCAAAAGAAAGCCAACTGCACCGTGCCTTAATGCAAGTGAAACAACAGGTGGATGAGAAACTCATCAACCAAGATGATTTGCGTAAAAATGAACCTTACTTCAAATGCTATCTTCTGCAATTGGTGGTACAGGAATTCAAGAAGAACGAAAATATTCCTTTGGATTATGCCACCACAGAAACTATTAATAATATGATTGCAAACGAGTATTTGCAACAATATCAATATAACTAA
- a CDS encoding PAS domain-containing sensor histidine kinase, with the protein MIPDPPQNNSISHREADDFFEESFSGFVIADEKNRIIRSNRCVSAWLGISAEEIKGKRFSDLLSIGSKIYFETHLSPLLKMQGYFDEILVELSGVSDQRLKILINGKESAPKEDGSKLIYYTLLKASDRVQYEQNLQYARSIAEKELEAERENVLLREQLIAVLGHDLRNPLGAITMTVGVLERALKEEHQKKMLGILKRSTYRMNELIGNVMDFARTRMGVGIVITPQEVDLQALLEHVVEELKFLFPNRLIETEFALPETVHCDADRISQLASNLLANALTHGNPGSPVYFRAINTPDNLEISVANEGEPIPETLQAILFTPFKRERNSPSKNGLGLGLYIADQIAQAHGATLSFVSNETETRFTFLMQWEH; encoded by the coding sequence ATGATTCCGGATCCCCCTCAAAATAATAGTATTTCGCACCGGGAAGCAGATGATTTCTTTGAAGAGTCCTTCTCTGGTTTTGTCATTGCCGATGAGAAGAACAGAATTATTCGCAGCAATAGGTGCGTTTCTGCCTGGCTCGGGATTTCTGCGGAGGAAATAAAAGGCAAAAGGTTTTCGGATCTGCTCTCCATTGGGAGTAAGATTTACTTTGAAACGCATCTTTCACCCCTTCTGAAAATGCAGGGATATTTTGATGAAATTCTGGTGGAATTAAGTGGTGTCTCGGATCAACGATTAAAAATTTTGATTAATGGTAAAGAATCGGCTCCGAAAGAAGACGGTTCAAAATTGATTTACTACACGCTTTTAAAAGCTTCTGACCGCGTGCAGTACGAGCAGAATTTACAATATGCCAGAAGCATCGCTGAAAAGGAATTGGAAGCTGAACGGGAAAATGTACTCTTAAGGGAACAATTGATCGCCGTTTTGGGACATGACTTGCGGAATCCGCTCGGTGCAATAACCATGACGGTTGGCGTTTTAGAGCGCGCACTTAAAGAGGAGCACCAGAAAAAAATGCTCGGGATTTTAAAGCGAAGCACCTACCGCATGAATGAGCTTATCGGAAATGTGATGGATTTTGCGCGTACGCGAATGGGTGTAGGAATTGTGATCACGCCGCAAGAGGTCGACTTACAAGCCCTCCTGGAACACGTAGTCGAAGAGTTGAAGTTCTTATTCCCGAACCGACTGATCGAGACTGAATTCGCTCTTCCGGAAACGGTTCATTGTGATGCAGACCGAATTTCTCAACTTGCCTCCAACCTTCTCGCAAATGCCTTGACTCACGGTAATCCGGGATCTCCGGTTTATTTTAGGGCCATCAATACGCCCGACAACCTCGAAATTTCTGTGGCCAATGAGGGGGAACCTATCCCGGAAACGTTGCAGGCAATTTTATTTACGCCTTTCAAGCGGGAAAGAAACAGTCCGAGCAAAAACGGGCTGGGTTTAGGCCTTTACATCGCAGATCAAATTGCGCAGGCACATGGCGCGACGTTGTCCTTTGTTTCCAATGAAACGGAAACGCGGTTTACTTTTTTGATGCAATGGGAGCATTAA
- a CDS encoding lycopene cyclase family protein, giving the protein MNNTNSKYDYIIAGSGCAGLSLLYRLLIDPVLQSKKILVIDRVQKNANDRTWCFWEEGKGLFESVVTHEWKSLIFKNEDFTRQFDLEKYRYKMIQGKDFYDFVLSYASNFENVTFKNENIKGITSDALAATVETEDNRYQADYLFNSTSLFNPKITEENSLLQHFTGWVIKTTADTFDAKVGTLMDFTLDQKHGATFMYVLPTSPTEALVEYTLFSKSVLPKEEYQTALKHYIKNDLQISDYEITHTEFGIIPMSLAKFERKSDAFNRIINIGTAGGYTKASSGYTFQFVQKNTAQIIENLVQQKNPNPEKSFDDKRYEWYDRTLLEVILSGKMQGKEIFSTMFSKRSPEDILKFLGNESTVWDDLKIVTALPIGPFMIAGLNQL; this is encoded by the coding sequence ATGAACAATACCAATTCAAAATACGATTATATCATTGCCGGCTCGGGGTGTGCGGGGTTAAGTTTGCTTTACCGATTGTTGATCGATCCCGTTTTGCAATCTAAAAAAATCCTCGTGATTGATCGCGTTCAGAAAAATGCAAACGACCGTACCTGGTGTTTTTGGGAGGAAGGAAAAGGTCTTTTTGAATCGGTGGTCACGCATGAATGGAAATCACTGATTTTTAAAAATGAAGATTTTACCCGCCAATTTGATCTGGAAAAGTACCGCTACAAAATGATACAGGGAAAAGATTTTTATGACTTTGTTCTTTCCTACGCCTCCAATTTTGAAAATGTAACCTTTAAAAATGAAAATATAAAAGGGATTACTTCAGACGCCCTTGCGGCGACTGTAGAAACTGAGGATAATAGGTACCAAGCTGACTATTTATTCAATTCAACCTCTTTATTTAATCCGAAGATTACAGAAGAAAATTCCTTGCTTCAACATTTTACGGGTTGGGTGATTAAAACTACAGCAGATACTTTCGATGCAAAGGTTGGAACTTTAATGGACTTTACCTTAGATCAAAAACATGGTGCCACCTTCATGTATGTTTTACCCACAAGCCCCACGGAAGCTCTGGTAGAGTACACCTTGTTCAGTAAAAGTGTTTTGCCAAAAGAAGAATATCAAACAGCCTTGAAGCATTATATTAAAAATGATCTTCAGATTTCAGATTACGAAATTACCCATACCGAATTTGGAATCATCCCCATGTCTCTGGCCAAGTTTGAGCGAAAGAGCGATGCTTTTAATCGCATCATCAACATTGGAACAGCCGGCGGTTACACGAAGGCAAGCAGTGGCTATACCTTTCAGTTTGTGCAGAAAAATACGGCACAAATTATCGAAAATTTAGTGCAACAAAAAAATCCAAACCCGGAAAAATCGTTTGATGACAAGCGGTATGAATGGTATGACCGCACTTTGCTGGAAGTTATTCTGTCTGGGAAGATGCAAGGAAAAGAAATTTTCTCGACGATGTTTTCAAAACGCTCGCCGGAAGATATTTTAAAATTTTTAGGAAATGAAAGTACGGTTTGGGATGATCTTAAAATTGTGACTGCGCTGCCAATCGGACCCTTTATGATTGCTGGATTGAATCAACTCTAA